Proteins encoded together in one Streptomyces sp. TLI_171 window:
- a CDS encoding NAD(P)/FAD-dependent oxidoreductase, with translation MERPRILIVGGGFAGLECARRLERKLAPSEAEISLVTPFSYQLYLPLLPHVAAGVLTPQSVAISLRRTLRRTHIVPGGAIGIDPRSKVAVVRKITDEVVAEKYDYLVLAPGSVTRTFDIPGLPDYARGMKTLAEATYIRDHVIAQLDLASASMDERERASRLQFVVVGGGYAGTETAACLQRLTTAAVRRYPRLDPELVKWHLIDIAPKLMPELGDKLGVTAMEILRKRGVDVSLGVSVAEVGAETVKFTDGRTLPCRTLIWTAGVAASPLVGTLDAETVRGRLAVTAEMRVPQFEGVFALGDAAAVPDLAKGDGAVCPPTAQHSARQGKKCADNLVAALRNQPLQPYFHKDLGLVVDLGGTDAVSKPLGIELHGMPAQLVARGYHVMAMRTNAAKYRTGANWLLNATAGDDFVRTGFLARQPARLRDFEYTDAYLTRDQVREHAQALLAKG, from the coding sequence ATGGAACGACCTCGGATCCTGATCGTCGGCGGCGGCTTCGCCGGGCTCGAGTGCGCGCGCCGACTGGAGCGCAAGCTCGCCCCCTCCGAGGCGGAGATCTCCCTGGTCACGCCGTTCTCGTACCAGCTGTACCTGCCGCTGCTGCCGCACGTCGCCGCCGGGGTGCTGACCCCCCAGTCGGTGGCGATCTCGCTGCGCCGGACGCTGCGGCGCACCCACATCGTGCCGGGCGGGGCGATCGGCATCGATCCGCGGTCGAAGGTCGCGGTGGTCCGCAAGATCACCGACGAGGTGGTGGCGGAGAAGTACGACTACCTGGTGCTCGCGCCGGGCAGCGTCACCCGGACGTTCGACATCCCCGGCCTGCCGGACTACGCGCGCGGGATGAAGACGCTCGCCGAGGCGACGTACATCCGCGACCACGTGATCGCCCAGCTCGACCTGGCCTCGGCGTCCATGGACGAGCGGGAGCGGGCCTCCCGGCTGCAGTTCGTGGTGGTCGGCGGCGGCTACGCGGGCACCGAGACCGCGGCCTGCCTGCAGCGGCTGACCACGGCGGCGGTCCGGCGCTACCCGCGGCTGGACCCGGAGCTGGTCAAGTGGCACCTGATCGACATCGCGCCGAAGTTGATGCCGGAGCTCGGCGACAAGCTCGGCGTGACCGCGATGGAGATCCTGCGCAAGCGCGGCGTGGACGTGTCGCTGGGCGTGTCGGTGGCGGAGGTCGGCGCGGAGACGGTGAAGTTCACCGACGGCCGCACGCTGCCCTGCCGGACGCTGATCTGGACGGCGGGCGTCGCCGCCTCGCCGCTGGTGGGCACGCTGGACGCGGAGACGGTGCGCGGGCGGCTCGCGGTGACGGCGGAGATGCGGGTGCCGCAGTTCGAGGGCGTGTTCGCGCTCGGCGACGCGGCCGCGGTGCCGGACCTGGCGAAGGGCGACGGCGCGGTCTGCCCGCCCACCGCGCAGCACTCCGCCCGGCAGGGCAAGAAGTGCGCCGACAACCTGGTGGCGGCGCTGCGCAACCAGCCGCTGCAGCCGTACTTCCACAAGGACCTCGGCCTGGTCGTCGACCTGGGCGGCACGGATGCGGTGTCGAAGCCGCTGGGCATCGAACTGCACGGCATGCCGGCCCAGTTGGTGGCCCGCGGCTACCACGTGATGGCGATGCGGACCAACGCCGCGAAGTACCGCACCGGGGCGAACTGGCTGCTGAACGCCACCGCCGGCGACGACTTCGTGCGCACCGGGTTCCTGGCCCGCCAGCCCGCCCGGCTGCGGGACTTCGAGTACACCGACGCGTACCTGACCCGCGACCAGGTCCGCGAGCACGCGCAGGCGCTGCTAGCCAAGGGCTGA
- a CDS encoding HipA family kinase yields MLSEVTAVRYATPLREGGSMPGLIEADDRRLYVLKWVGAAQGRKALVAEVLAGELGRRLGLPVPELALVDLDPVLARSEPEVQIQDQMRASGGTNLGMAYVSGALNFDPLCFEVEPDVAARVLWFDALIGNVDRSWRNPNLLVATGGLRLIDHGASLIFHHSWAGAEKWRRKPYDASDHALRHAAGHLAQVDAELAALAEKALPAAVAAVPDLWLAEEPGFAGPEDVRAAYTAQLTARLAGPRDWLPEVAA; encoded by the coding sequence ATGCTCTCCGAGGTGACGGCCGTCCGCTATGCGACGCCGCTGCGCGAAGGCGGCTCGATGCCCGGCCTGATCGAGGCCGACGACCGCCGGCTGTACGTCCTGAAATGGGTCGGCGCGGCCCAGGGCCGCAAGGCGCTGGTCGCCGAGGTGCTGGCCGGCGAACTCGGCCGCCGGCTCGGCCTGCCGGTGCCCGAACTCGCCCTGGTCGACCTGGACCCGGTGCTCGCCCGCAGCGAGCCCGAGGTGCAGATCCAGGACCAGATGCGGGCCAGCGGCGGCACCAACCTCGGCATGGCCTACGTCTCCGGGGCGCTGAACTTCGACCCGCTGTGCTTCGAGGTCGAGCCCGACGTCGCCGCCCGGGTGCTCTGGTTCGACGCCCTGATCGGCAACGTCGACCGGTCCTGGCGCAACCCCAACCTGCTGGTCGCCACCGGCGGCCTGCGGCTCATCGACCACGGCGCCAGCCTGATCTTCCACCACAGCTGGGCGGGCGCCGAGAAGTGGCGCCGCAAGCCCTACGACGCCTCCGACCACGCCCTGCGGCACGCCGCCGGCCACCTGGCGCAGGTCGACGCCGAACTCGCCGCGCTGGCCGAGAAGGCGCTGCCCGCCGCCGTCGCCGCCGTCCCCGACCTCTGGCTGGCCGAGGAGCCCGGCTTCGCCGGCCCCGAGGACGTCCGCGCCGCCTACACCGCGCAGCTCACCGCCCGGCTGGCCGGGCCCCGCGACTGGCTCCCGGAGGTGGCCGCCTGA
- a CDS encoding DUF3037 domain-containing protein, translated as MDGRLGDYEYALIRAVPRVERGECVNVGVLLYCREAGFLGARTHLDQGRLLALDPVADVTGVRRALRGIEAVCAGGEAAGPAARDSAGQRFRWLTAPRSAVVQPGPVHTGLTADPEAELHHLFDRLVL; from the coding sequence ATGGACGGACGACTCGGCGACTACGAGTACGCGCTGATCCGGGCCGTGCCCCGGGTCGAACGCGGTGAGTGCGTCAACGTCGGCGTGCTGCTGTACTGCCGCGAGGCAGGCTTCCTCGGCGCCCGCACCCACCTCGACCAGGGGCGGCTGCTGGCGCTCGACCCGGTCGCCGACGTCACCGGGGTGCGGCGCGCGCTGCGCGGCATCGAGGCGGTCTGCGCGGGCGGCGAGGCCGCCGGTCCGGCCGCCCGGGACAGCGCCGGGCAGCGGTTCCGCTGGCTCACCGCCCCGCGCAGCGCCGTCGTCCAGCCCGGGCCGGTGCACACCGGGCTGACCGCCGACCCCGAGGCGGAACTGCACCACCTGTTCGACCGTCTGGTCCTCTGA
- a CDS encoding MarR family winged helix-turn-helix transcriptional regulator has product MGTTGTGTGTAPSTTELMEQVAAVGTAYFHDFAAAAARHGLNSSQAKALKAVLEPVPMRALAGRLGCDASNVTGIVDRLEALGYARREAAAADRRVKIVTITDQGSTVLDRIRDDMTRARAAFDSLDPEQRAALSRLCDQVLPLLLRP; this is encoded by the coding sequence ATGGGCACCACAGGCACCGGTACCGGCACCGCACCCTCCACCACCGAACTGATGGAGCAGGTCGCGGCCGTCGGCACGGCCTACTTCCACGACTTCGCCGCCGCGGCGGCCCGCCACGGGCTGAACTCCTCCCAGGCCAAGGCCCTCAAGGCCGTCCTGGAGCCGGTCCCGATGCGCGCGCTGGCCGGGCGCCTCGGCTGCGACGCCTCCAACGTCACGGGCATCGTCGACCGCCTCGAAGCACTCGGCTACGCCCGCCGCGAAGCCGCCGCCGCCGACCGGCGCGTCAAGATCGTCACCATCACCGACCAGGGCAGCACCGTCCTCGACCGGATCCGCGACGACATGACCCGGGCCCGCGCCGCCTTCGACAGCCTCGACCCCGAACAGCGCGCCGCCCTCTCCCGGCTCTGCGACCAGGTCCTGCCCCTGCTGCTGCGCCCCTGA
- a CDS encoding DUF2797 domain-containing protein — translation MTYALRMHQASGWTATGLRWHDGAPQLTATDGRQRHARPLTDGLPVAWRIAGPRRCTGAYTARGHRDCPHRATVEPEGTSSQCPSCQSADRGLQLARDRILDDGRSYRLYLAWFAPGLLKVGLTAEERGTVRLLEQAALTWTFLANGPLPAVRRAELALAHSKLARERIPAAAKYPAWWSLPEAAQRHAELTAARTRAHRLLADHPLTLLPDHPVTDQVELYGLTGGAPDHYQQIKALADGARLTGTLRRPIGGHLFLDPPDGPPLLLDTRLLSGWTLHPEDADTCAGLALLPRARPAAEQDALF, via the coding sequence GTGACGTACGCTCTCCGGATGCACCAGGCGAGCGGATGGACCGCCACCGGACTGCGCTGGCACGACGGCGCACCCCAACTCACCGCCACCGACGGCCGGCAGCGCCACGCCCGGCCGCTCACCGACGGGCTCCCGGTCGCCTGGCGGATCGCCGGCCCCCGCCGCTGCACCGGCGCGTACACCGCCCGCGGCCACCGCGACTGCCCGCACCGCGCCACCGTCGAACCCGAGGGCACCAGCAGCCAGTGCCCGAGCTGCCAGAGCGCCGACCGCGGACTCCAACTCGCCCGCGACCGGATTCTCGACGACGGCCGCAGCTACCGCCTGTACCTCGCCTGGTTCGCCCCCGGCCTGCTCAAGGTCGGCCTCACCGCGGAGGAACGCGGCACCGTCCGCCTGCTCGAACAGGCCGCCCTGACCTGGACGTTCCTCGCCAACGGTCCGCTGCCCGCCGTCCGCCGCGCCGAACTCGCGCTGGCCCACAGCAAATTGGCCCGCGAACGGATCCCCGCCGCGGCCAAGTACCCCGCCTGGTGGAGCCTGCCCGAGGCCGCCCAGCGGCACGCCGAACTCACCGCCGCCCGCACCCGCGCCCACCGGCTGCTCGCCGACCACCCGCTGACCCTGCTGCCCGACCACCCCGTCACCGACCAGGTCGAGCTGTACGGCCTCACCGGCGGCGCCCCCGACCACTACCAGCAGATCAAGGCCCTCGCCGACGGCGCCCGCCTGACCGGCACCCTGCGCCGACCGATCGGCGGCCACCTCTTCCTCGACCCGCCCGACGGCCCGCCGCTGCTGCTCGACACCCGCCTGCTCAGCGGCTGGACGCTGCACCCCGAGGACGCCGACACCTGCGCCGGACTGGCCCTGCTGCCCAGGGCCAGGCCCGCCGCCGAACAGGACGCGCTGTTCTGA
- a CDS encoding DUF6204 family protein, translating into MTKRTFRIMVRGSFDALTDQQRAELTAAAAEHDVLHAQFTEEGHLTYDLSARPFFTFRFLEYGEAEEDVVAASVRAETAAELWLTDRGYGYKNLKSQAQDMALAAVGARQKQEARKKG; encoded by the coding sequence ATGACCAAGCGCACCTTCCGGATCATGGTCCGCGGCTCCTTCGACGCCCTGACCGACCAGCAGCGGGCCGAGCTGACCGCCGCGGCCGCCGAACACGACGTGCTGCACGCGCAGTTCACCGAGGAGGGCCACCTGACGTACGACCTGTCGGCCCGCCCGTTCTTCACCTTCCGGTTCCTGGAGTACGGGGAGGCGGAGGAGGACGTGGTGGCGGCGTCGGTCCGGGCGGAGACCGCGGCCGAGCTGTGGCTGACGGACCGCGGGTACGGCTACAAGAACCTGAAGTCGCAGGCGCAGGACATGGCGCTGGCGGCGGTCGGCGCACGGCAGAAGCAGGAGGCCCGGAAGAAGGGCTAG
- the purB gene encoding adenylosuccinate lyase, which produces MSAKPKIPNVLASRYASATLAQLWSPEHKVVLERHLWLAVLKAQQDLGIEVPPTAIADYERVVDQVDLASIAAREQVTRHDVKARIEEFSELAGHEQIHKGMTSRDLTENVEQLQIRQSLEHVRDRTVAVLVRLGRLAAQYGELVMAGRSHNVAAQATTLGKRFATAADEVLVAYARLEDLIARYPLRGVKGPVGTSQDMLDLLGGDAEKLAELERRVAGHLGFENVFTSVGQVYPRSLDYDVVSALVQLAAGPSSIAKTIRLMAGHELVTEGFKAGQVGSSAMPHKMNTRSCERVNGLAVILRGYASMTAELGGDQWNEGDVSCSVVRRVALPDAFFAFDGLLETFLTVLDEFGAFPAVIEAELDRYLPFLATTKVLMGAVRAGVGRETAHEVIKEHAVAAALAMREGARENTLVPALAADPRIPLDRAALDALLADRLSFTGAASAQVGELVRRIEAVAAAHPEAAKYAPGDIL; this is translated from the coding sequence GTGAGCGCGAAGCCCAAGATCCCCAATGTCCTGGCCTCCCGGTACGCCTCGGCGACCCTGGCCCAGCTGTGGTCCCCCGAACACAAGGTGGTCCTCGAGCGCCACCTGTGGCTGGCCGTCCTCAAGGCGCAGCAGGACCTCGGCATCGAGGTGCCGCCCACCGCGATCGCCGACTACGAGCGGGTGGTCGACCAGGTCGACCTGGCCTCGATCGCCGCTCGCGAGCAGGTCACCCGGCACGACGTGAAGGCCCGCATCGAGGAGTTCTCCGAGCTCGCCGGGCACGAGCAGATCCACAAGGGCATGACCTCGCGCGACCTCACCGAGAACGTCGAGCAGCTGCAGATCCGCCAGTCGCTGGAGCACGTCCGCGACCGCACGGTGGCCGTCCTGGTCCGTCTCGGCCGGCTCGCCGCCCAGTACGGCGAGCTCGTGATGGCCGGCCGCTCGCACAACGTCGCCGCCCAGGCCACCACCCTCGGCAAGCGCTTCGCGACCGCCGCCGACGAGGTCCTGGTCGCCTACGCCCGCCTCGAGGACCTGATCGCCCGCTACCCGCTGCGCGGCGTCAAGGGCCCGGTCGGCACCTCGCAGGACATGCTCGACCTGCTCGGCGGGGACGCCGAGAAGCTCGCCGAGCTGGAGCGCCGGGTGGCCGGCCACCTCGGCTTCGAGAACGTCTTCACCTCGGTCGGCCAGGTCTACCCGCGCTCGCTCGACTACGACGTGGTCTCCGCGCTGGTCCAGCTCGCCGCCGGCCCGTCCAGCATCGCCAAGACCATCCGCCTGATGGCCGGCCACGAGCTGGTCACCGAGGGCTTCAAGGCCGGCCAGGTCGGCTCTTCGGCGATGCCGCACAAGATGAACACCCGCTCCTGCGAGCGCGTCAACGGCCTCGCCGTCATCCTGCGCGGCTACGCCTCGATGACCGCCGAGCTCGGCGGCGACCAGTGGAACGAGGGCGACGTCTCCTGCTCCGTGGTCCGCCGGGTCGCCCTGCCGGACGCGTTCTTCGCCTTCGACGGCCTGCTGGAGACGTTCCTGACCGTCCTCGACGAGTTCGGCGCGTTCCCCGCCGTCATCGAGGCCGAGCTGGACCGCTACCTGCCGTTCCTGGCCACCACCAAGGTCCTGATGGGCGCGGTCCGGGCCGGCGTCGGCCGGGAGACCGCGCACGAGGTCATCAAGGAGCACGCGGTCGCCGCCGCCCTCGCCATGCGCGAAGGCGCCCGCGAGAACACCCTGGTGCCCGCGCTCGCCGCCGACCCGCGCATCCCGCTGGACCGCGCCGCGCTCGACGCCCTGCTCGCCGACCGGCTCTCCTTCACCGGCGCCGCCTCCGCCCAGGTCGGCGAACTGGTCCGCCGCATCGAGGCCGTCGCCGCCGCCCACCCCGAGGCCGCCAAGTACGCGCCCGGCGACATCCTCTGA
- a CDS encoding MFS transporter, which yields MSETSATDGIRLGTNRGRWVVAATALGSGMAMLDGTVVNVALPRIGEDLGAGLASLQWTINAYMLTLAALILLGGSLGDRYGRRRIFLLGVGWFAVASAGCAAAPNVELLIFARALQGIGGALLTPGSLAMLQAVFAEEDRAGAVGAWSGLGGVAAAVGPFLGGWLVDGPGWRWIFLLNLPLAAVVVAVTARHVPESRDPDEQGRFDVLGALLAALALAGITYALTEAGSGLTPGAVVAGLAGLVLAALFLLVEHRSANPMLPLSLFRSRLFSSVNLVTLCVYGAFSGVFLLLTVQLQIVSGFTPLLSGLALVPITVLMLLFSGRAGRFGRSVGPRIPLTVGPLVVAAGVLLMLRIGPDANYWTDVLPAVTVQGAGMTLLVAPLTATVLAAVDVRRAGIASGVNNAAARAAGLFAVAAIPPLAGLSGDAYRIPAEVDSAFHTAMLICAGLLATGAVLALATIRSDALTPPHPVAEPDCDWYCAPTSPPIHPDEA from the coding sequence GTGAGCGAGACGAGCGCAACTGACGGGATCCGGCTCGGGACGAATCGCGGCCGGTGGGTGGTCGCGGCGACCGCCCTGGGCTCCGGCATGGCGATGCTGGACGGCACGGTGGTGAACGTCGCGCTGCCGCGGATCGGCGAGGACCTGGGCGCCGGCCTGGCGTCGCTGCAGTGGACGATCAACGCGTACATGCTGACGCTGGCCGCGCTGATCCTGCTGGGCGGCTCGCTGGGCGACCGGTACGGGCGGCGGCGGATCTTCCTGCTCGGGGTGGGCTGGTTCGCCGTCGCCTCGGCCGGTTGCGCGGCCGCGCCGAACGTCGAACTCCTGATCTTCGCCCGGGCGTTGCAGGGCATCGGCGGCGCCCTGCTGACGCCGGGCTCGCTGGCCATGCTGCAGGCGGTGTTCGCCGAGGAGGACCGGGCGGGCGCGGTCGGCGCGTGGTCGGGCCTGGGCGGGGTGGCGGCGGCGGTCGGACCGTTCCTGGGCGGCTGGCTGGTGGACGGGCCGGGCTGGCGGTGGATCTTCCTGCTGAACCTGCCGCTGGCCGCCGTGGTGGTCGCGGTGACGGCCCGTCACGTCCCGGAGAGCCGCGACCCCGACGAGCAGGGCCGCTTCGACGTGCTGGGCGCGCTGCTCGCCGCCCTCGCCCTCGCCGGGATCACCTACGCGCTGACCGAGGCCGGCTCCGGCCTCACCCCGGGCGCGGTGGTGGCCGGCCTCGCGGGCCTCGTCCTGGCCGCGCTGTTCCTCCTGGTCGAGCACCGCTCCGCGAACCCGATGCTGCCGCTGTCGCTGTTCCGCTCCCGCCTGTTCAGCTCCGTCAACCTGGTCACGCTCTGCGTGTACGGCGCGTTCAGCGGGGTGTTCCTGCTGCTCACGGTGCAGCTGCAGATCGTCTCCGGCTTCACCCCGCTGCTGTCCGGCCTGGCGCTGGTGCCGATCACCGTGCTGATGCTGCTGTTCTCCGGCCGGGCGGGCCGCTTCGGCCGCTCGGTGGGGCCGCGGATCCCGCTGACCGTCGGGCCGCTGGTGGTCGCCGCGGGCGTGCTGCTGATGCTGCGGATCGGCCCGGACGCGAACTACTGGACCGACGTGCTGCCCGCCGTCACCGTGCAGGGCGCCGGAATGACGCTGCTGGTCGCCCCGCTCACCGCGACCGTGCTGGCCGCCGTCGACGTCCGCCGCGCGGGCATCGCCTCCGGCGTGAACAACGCCGCCGCGCGCGCCGCCGGCCTGTTCGCGGTCGCCGCCATCCCGCCGCTGGCGGGCCTGAGCGGCGACGCCTACCGGATCCCCGCCGAGGTCGACAGCGCGTTCCACACCGCCATGCTGATCTGTGCGGGCCTGCTCGCCACGGGCGCCGTCCTCGCCCTCGCCACCATCCGCTCCGACGCGCTGACCCCGCCCCACCCCGTGGCCGAACCCGACTGCGACTGGTACTGCGCCCCGACCTCGCCCCCGATCCACCCGGACGAGGCCTGA
- a CDS encoding diiron oxygenase: MPDTAAPTGTIAQQRNADRELNAARLLRASAKHSYDPLTEIDWDAPLDPDQYALPAHRVSLYGTPLWERLDERQRAQLSVHQFASTTAAGIWFELVLMEGLIRHVYEGDLTTRHAQYALTEVADECRHSTMFARYITATGYPSARPTRRADRLGRLHFLLNDTTMTFAGAIFVEEFTDAMQREMIRDESLQPLARSVARIHVIEEARHIGYAKPELERRWARMSPARRVVFRRALALLARQSVAEIVHPRVYALAGLDPAEARRAAAANPHWQQARVDWARKAMEFFADLGIVTPETGRPWQRGALLP; the protein is encoded by the coding sequence ATGCCCGACACCGCCGCCCCCACCGGGACGATCGCCCAGCAGCGCAACGCCGACCGCGAACTCAACGCGGCGCGCCTGCTGCGCGCCTCCGCCAAGCACTCCTACGACCCGCTCACCGAGATCGACTGGGACGCGCCGCTCGACCCGGACCAGTACGCGCTGCCCGCCCACCGCGTCTCGCTCTACGGCACCCCGCTCTGGGAGCGCCTGGACGAGCGGCAGCGCGCGCAGCTGAGCGTCCATCAGTTCGCATCGACCACCGCGGCCGGCATCTGGTTCGAGCTGGTGCTGATGGAGGGCCTGATCCGGCACGTGTACGAGGGCGACCTGACCACCCGGCACGCCCAGTACGCGCTGACCGAGGTCGCGGACGAATGCCGGCACTCCACCATGTTCGCCCGCTACATCACCGCCACCGGCTACCCCTCCGCCCGGCCTACCCGGCGCGCGGACCGGCTCGGACGGCTGCACTTCCTGCTGAACGACACCACCATGACCTTCGCCGGGGCGATCTTCGTGGAGGAGTTCACCGACGCGATGCAGCGCGAGATGATCCGCGACGAGAGCCTGCAGCCGCTGGCCCGTTCGGTGGCCCGGATCCACGTGATCGAGGAGGCCCGGCACATCGGCTACGCCAAGCCGGAGCTGGAGCGGCGCTGGGCGAGGATGTCGCCGGCCCGGCGGGTGGTGTTCCGCCGGGCGCTGGCGCTGCTGGCCCGCCAGTCGGTCGCCGAGATCGTCCACCCCCGGGTCTACGCCCTGGCGGGCCTCGACCCGGCCGAGGCCCGCCGGGCCGCCGCCGCCAACCCGCACTGGCAGCAGGCCCGGGTCGACTGGGCGCGCAAGGCGATGGAGTTCTTCGCCGACCTCGGCATCGTCACCCCCGAGACCGGCCGCCCCTGGCAGCGCGGCGCCCTGCTCCCCTGA
- a CDS encoding S53 family peptidase yields the protein MSSLALAASGVLAAPAVTTASGPISLAAYPELRPTVAEYAQVTAGEVPPTQAQCAAAGRRCFAPQAIRAAYNLGPLYADGFDGRGQTIAVVDSYGSDTMAHDLHVFDQAFGVQPMCGEEGVTCAPGMPTFSTLHVQGSPDTKAPPATGKGTGQEDRSAWALEVALDVETAHAMAPNANILLVSTPTAETLGVQGFPAMMNAEQYVVDHHLATVISQSFASAEGAFGSAQSIEHLRHAFKSAAENGVTVLGSSGDDGSSGSKKTPVKDGGTTLPDPAVEWPASDPLVTGVGGTYLCTDPDATGGRTATGGAPAKCAASPGAAEVGWTFSGGGFSQVFDRPAYQNSLPAGSTAVGAKRGVPDIALQASAGTGALVYVSLPPDGQGGLDCGGTPCSTGWYDIGGTSLACPEWAGLVSIADQINGGGLGLINPALYKIAGDPGTYAADFYDITLGNNTADPSVPGYPVTTGWDPVTGLGTPNAAKLLPDLVAAVRAG from the coding sequence GTGAGCAGCCTGGCCCTCGCCGCCTCCGGCGTGCTCGCCGCGCCGGCGGTCACCACCGCGAGCGGCCCGATCTCGCTCGCCGCCTACCCCGAACTGCGGCCCACCGTGGCCGAGTACGCCCAGGTCACCGCCGGGGAGGTCCCGCCGACCCAGGCCCAGTGCGCCGCGGCCGGCCGGCGCTGTTTCGCCCCGCAGGCGATCCGCGCGGCGTACAACCTCGGCCCGCTGTACGCCGACGGCTTCGACGGGCGCGGCCAGACCATCGCCGTCGTCGACTCCTACGGCAGCGACACCATGGCGCACGACCTGCACGTCTTCGACCAGGCCTTCGGCGTGCAGCCGATGTGCGGCGAGGAGGGCGTCACCTGCGCGCCCGGCATGCCGACGTTCAGCACGCTGCACGTCCAGGGCTCGCCCGACACCAAGGCCCCGCCGGCGACCGGCAAGGGCACCGGCCAGGAGGACAGGAGCGCGTGGGCGCTCGAAGTCGCCCTGGACGTCGAGACCGCCCACGCGATGGCGCCCAACGCCAACATCCTGCTGGTCTCCACCCCGACCGCCGAGACCCTCGGCGTGCAGGGCTTCCCGGCGATGATGAACGCCGAGCAGTACGTGGTCGACCACCACCTGGCCACCGTCATCTCGCAGTCCTTCGCGTCCGCCGAGGGGGCGTTCGGCAGCGCCCAGTCGATCGAGCACCTGCGGCACGCCTTCAAGTCGGCCGCCGAGAACGGGGTCACCGTGCTCGGCTCCTCCGGCGACGACGGCAGCAGCGGCTCGAAGAAGACCCCGGTCAAGGACGGCGGCACCACGCTGCCCGACCCGGCCGTCGAGTGGCCCGCCTCCGACCCGTTGGTCACCGGCGTCGGTGGCACCTACCTGTGCACCGACCCGGACGCGACCGGCGGCCGTACCGCGACCGGTGGCGCCCCCGCGAAGTGCGCGGCCAGCCCCGGCGCGGCGGAGGTCGGCTGGACCTTCTCCGGCGGCGGCTTCAGCCAGGTCTTCGACCGTCCCGCCTACCAGAACTCCCTGCCGGCCGGGTCCACCGCGGTCGGCGCCAAGCGCGGCGTCCCCGACATCGCGCTGCAGGCCAGCGCCGGCACCGGCGCGCTGGTGTACGTCTCGCTCCCGCCCGACGGCCAGGGCGGCCTGGACTGCGGCGGCACGCCGTGCAGCACCGGCTGGTACGACATCGGCGGCACCTCGCTCGCCTGCCCCGAGTGGGCCGGCCTGGTCTCCATCGCCGACCAGATCAACGGTGGCGGCCTCGGCCTGATCAACCCGGCGCTGTACAAGATCGCCGGTGACCCGGGCACGTACGCGGCCGACTTCTACGACATCACCCTCGGCAACAACACCGCCGACCCGTCGGTGCCCGGCTACCCCGTCACCACCGGCTGGGACCCGGTCACCGGCCTCGGCACGCCCAACGCGGCGAAGCTGCTGCCCGACCTGGTGGCCGCCGTCCGCGCGGGCTGA
- a CDS encoding VOC family protein: MSDNQVSGRIRPSAFHAAPGTEDWRVLGEGACAFFRTGSFAGGVRLVEAIGAAVDGVGEVDLDLRAEGVTARLIEAGEEYYGLTERHVELARRVSEAAREVGAVAEPQGVQTVQVTIDALEQPAVVAFWRALLGYRDRSGSPEDLIDPLRRGAPFYFQQMDEPRPQRNRVHVDVWVPHDLAEARIAAALAAGGRLVTDEHAPNHWVLADPEGNEACVGAAGAAG, translated from the coding sequence ATGAGTGACAACCAGGTGAGTGGGCGGATCAGGCCGTCGGCGTTCCACGCGGCGCCCGGGACCGAGGACTGGCGGGTGCTGGGGGAGGGGGCGTGCGCCTTCTTCCGGACCGGGTCGTTCGCGGGTGGGGTTCGGCTGGTCGAGGCGATCGGGGCGGCGGTGGACGGGGTCGGGGAGGTGGACCTCGACCTGCGGGCCGAAGGGGTGACCGCCCGGCTGATCGAGGCGGGCGAGGAGTACTACGGGCTGACGGAGCGGCACGTCGAGCTGGCGCGCCGGGTGTCCGAGGCCGCGCGCGAGGTGGGCGCGGTGGCCGAGCCGCAGGGCGTGCAGACGGTGCAGGTGACGATCGACGCACTGGAGCAGCCCGCCGTGGTCGCGTTCTGGCGCGCGCTGCTCGGCTACCGGGACCGGTCGGGCAGCCCGGAGGACCTGATCGATCCGCTGCGCCGCGGCGCGCCGTTCTACTTCCAGCAGATGGACGAGCCGCGCCCGCAGCGCAACCGGGTGCACGTGGACGTGTGGGTGCCGCACGACCTGGCCGAGGCACGGATCGCCGCCGCGCTCGCCGCCGGCGGCCGGCTGGTGACGGACGAGCACGCGCCGAACCACTGGGTGCTGGCCGACCCCGAGGGCAACGAGGCCTGCGTGGGCGCGGCGGGGGCCGCCGGCTGA